The sequence TGCACTACCAGAAGCACTACCAGATGCACTACCAGAGGATGTTGAACAACCACTACCAGATCCATAAAAATCTAAATCAACACTAACACCACATTGATTTGTATTGCCAATATATTGTTTCATTGCTGGTGAAGTCCAACCACCAAATTCATAAAAAGCGGTATCGGAAAAAGATGGATTATCATCATAATGAGCATACCAAAGTGGATATTGACTTAGAGTTGATAAATTACCAACAGTTTGTGGCCATTCTCCTTCACTACTGTATACACCTACTAGAACACCAAGACCTTGTGCAGTTTCAACAGCTTCTTGAACATAATCGGCATTATCACTCTCTGCTCCCCAACAACCATCACATTGTTCAACATCAATCCATAAcatattgaaattgatacCATCGGATTTTAAACTAGAAACTAAACTTTGAATTGCACTTGATGCTGGATAATTACCATCACATTCACTACATAAAAATGCATAAAGATCAATATTATCGAAACCAGCTTGTTCTGCTGCCGATACAACAgatgaaatatttgaattatattgACCACCTCCTGACC comes from Dictyostelium discoideum AX4 chromosome 2 chromosome, whole genome shotgun sequence and encodes:
- the cf50-2 gene encoding component of the counting factor complex (Similar to CF) — protein: MNKMNNIFLIISSIILSIVIFVSGECAIDFSSEISVGISDSQWSCLASNNQRVIIQVWSGGGQYNSNISSVVSAAEQAGFDNIDLYAFLCSECDGNYPASSAIQSLVSSLKSDGINFNMLWIDVEQCDGCWGAESDNADYVQEAVETAQGLGVLVGVYSSEGEWPQTVGNLSTLSQYPLWYAHYDDNPSFSDTAFYEFGGWTSPAMKQYIGNTNQCGVSVDLDFYGSGSGCSTSSGSASGSASGSASGSASGSNSGSSNSGSSNSGSSNSGSNSGSSNSGSGNSGSSNSGSASGSGTGSGSSI